The sequence below is a genomic window from Anaerocolumna chitinilytica.
GAGCATAAGATATCATTTCTGCCTAGGGAGATATCTGCCTTGAAAGAAATAATAAAATATATTTGAAACCTTCTTCTTAATAAGCTATACTCTTTTCTAGATGTATACTAAAGGAGAAAACAACGTCGATGAGATTTTATTTTGCCCCCTTAGAAGGGATTACCGGGTATATCTACCGCAATGCACATCATACCTGTTTTGGTAAGGTGGATAAATACTTTTCCCCTTTTATTACTACAAATCAGTCTGCTGCCTTTAAGAGCAGAGATATTAATGACATTCTTCCGGAGAATAATAAAGGGCAGATATTGGTTCCCCAGCTGCTTACGAATAACGCAAATGATTTTAACCGTGCCGCAGAGCGAATTAAACAGTTAGGGTATGAAGAAATTAATTTAAATCTGGGCTGTCCTTCCGGTACGGTGGTAGCAAAACATAAAGGCTCCGGTTTCCTGGCACTTACAAAAGAGCTGGAGGAGTTCCTGGATGAAATCTTCGCAAATCCGGTTATGAAGATATCCATTAAGACAAGAATTGGGAAAGACCAGCCGGAGGAATTTAATAAACTGATAGAGATATATAATAAATATCCCCTGGAGGAACTTATTATCCATCCCAGAGTACAGAAGGATTTCTATAAAAATAAACCCAATAAGGAAGTGTTTAAGAAAGCCTTGGAAGCCAGCAAAAATCCTCTTTGCTATAATGGGGATATCTTTACGCTGAAAGACTATCAGGAACTTATACAGGAATTTCCCCAAGTGGATAGGGTAATGCTTGGAAGAGGATTGTTATCTAATCCTGGATTGATTGAACTGATAACGGAGAACAAACCTTCTGATAAGATTAGGGTAAGAAAGTTTCATGATATGATTTATAACGATTATCAAGATTTTCTTTCAGGAGAAAGAAATGTTCTGTTTAAGATGAAAGAAGTTTGGATATATCTGGCTGCTCTATTCACAGAACATGAGAAATATCTAAAGAAAATAAAGAAGTCTGAGCGGCTTAAGGATTATGAAGAAGCAGTAGAAAGACTGTTTGCAGAACAGGAAATTATAGTGAATGTTATAAAGAAAAATCCATAGATAAGTTGATGTTTAGACTCTGATCACAAGCTTTGGTGTGAAGAGACAGTAGAATAGTGTTAATGACTCAAATAGCAGAAAGGAATTAGTGTTTATGGCAAAACCAATCAGACATATGGTAATATTTAATTTAATACATCAAAAAGATTCCCAGGAAGAGTTAAAATTCCTAAAGGACGGACAAGAGTTATTAACCTCCATACCGGTAGTAAAAGACTTTCAGGTATTACGCCAGATTAGCAGTAAGAATGATTATAATTTCGGATTTTCTATGATCTTTGAAACTTCAGAAGATTATGCAGCCTATAATAACCATCCGGTTCATAAAGCTTTTGTTGCAAGCAGATGGGAAAAGGAAGTTACAAAATTTTTAGAAATTGATTTTGAAGATTTTACAGAGAAGTAATTAAAAGCACACCAGGCAGTATACCAGAGCAGATAATGATTTTTTTATTGACTGCTTTATGGGTAAAGTGTCTGACTGGTGTGCTTTTTAAGATAAATTGCATATTCATCCTTGTAATATAATGGGATAAAACAAAAGAGACAGATGTTTATTTATCTGTCTCTTTCTAATTATATCATACCATAAAATCAAGATTTTTTCAAGACTTGTAATAGATTGTAAACTGACCTATAATGAGGTACTTACTTTGAAGGAGATAGTTATTATGGAGGACAATCTTTTTGAATTAATGCAACAAAAGAAACAGGAAGAAGAAGTTCATGCATTAATGGCAGTGAATGCACGGACAGAGAAGTTCGGTCTCACGCTCTCTTATGAAGAAGCAAGGGAGTTGGTTATTAACCGCAATGAAAGTCTCAAAAGTACGAAAAGAGTTGAATTCGGAGACGGTATCTTAAATAAGCTCATTTACCAGTTTTGTGACTCACAGTATATCAATCAGGAGAATTACCTTCAAACATTAACAGATCTTCAGGAAATCTTCTATCAGTTTAAAAATGAAGCAGAGGATAATCTGACAGATGACGAACTGATTACCTTTATGAAAGAACAGTTTGAAGATGTCTGTATGGGAGATCTGGAGTATCTGTCAGGTACCTGTTTGGAGAAATTTGCTGAAGCAATCAGAGCCGGTTACAGAGACTATATGGAAACTGGGGGCCATGGAGAATACAGCCAGTTTGATGATGTTACACGCTGGGATAAGGATTTGTATATGCAGGTTTTAAAGGAAATCTTTTGGGATTAGAGAACACCTAAAAATGGTTTAATATGAAAGAAAGAGGATACGATGGAATACGAAATGGAAGAATTGCTGCCTCTTGTAGAAAGGCTCACCTTTAAATACACTTCCGGGGACAGCAGCTCGGTCACTTATGAAACAGCCAGAATGCTGATGGAAGCCATTATTTACTGCATCAGGGAATATGAGGAACAAGGAGAGGAACTTCTGTTAAGGACGAAGGAAAAAACTACTGCAGCTATGGCTTATCAGTTGGGCTATGAAGCGGTAATTGCGAAGGTTCATAAGACGAAGGAGTTATATCATGCTGCTTTGGAGGATTTTTCTGATTATGGCTGCCAGAATTTAAAAGAGACTTTTTTAGATGGTATACCGGCTTTTTTTGTACAATATGACCCTAAATTTAAGCCTCAGGATCATATTCTGACCCTTGATTACCCTGTGATATGGAGTGTGTATGATTCCTGCGGTATAGATGCTATCTATAGGTATGTTCAGCATATCAAAATCGAAAATGATTTTCTACAAGCCTTCAAGGAGGCACAGGTAGAGGAACTATTAGATAGGGTTATACCTGATTACAGGAAACTGTACTATGGAAATATAGCTTATGAGGTACTCTTAACGGTGGTTGGTTGTATCATAGTTCATAAGCCGGTGGGAAGACTTCTGCTAACCGAGAGTGATTTGTCCGGTATAAAGCAATATTTTATAGAGGATAATGAGACTGCTGCTGAAAATAAGATAAATAGTTTACTCTCTGATATGTTTCAGAATGTATTCTGTGATAAGGGCGATATGGAGGAATATTTTAAGATTCTTGGAAAGGATTTTGCAGTCAGAATAGTAAATGGCATCAGAAATGACTCCTTGCCAGCAGTGTTTTCAGTGACTTCATAATCGAAAATTAAGGCTTACCATTCAGGGATATGACTTTCGTCATATCCCTTTCTTTCTTTTCTCACTACCATAGCCATCATTTACATGCTAAGATATCTGCAGAGAGTGGAAGACGGGAGGATGCAGAATGAGCGATATCGTTTTAAGGACTGATGGAATTACGAAGAAATATAATAACAGAGCAGTGGTAGATTATCTTACTTTGGAACTGCGAAGAGGGGAGATATTTGGGCTCCTTGGCCCTAACGGAGCGGGTAAGTCTACGACTATGAACATGATCTGCGGGCTGGTGAAGCCAAATGCAGGCAGTATTCACCTTTTTGAAAGAGATCTGAAAACAGAGGGAAAAAAAGCACTGTCGAAGATAGGTTATATTCCACAGGAACTGGCTATTCATGAGAATCTAAAGGCTTGGGAGAATGTTGAACTCTTCACCTCTCTTTATGGCATAAAAGGAGCACAACTAAAAAATGCGGTAGAGGATGCTTTAGAATTTGTGGGTCTGTCTGATAAAAGAAATGTTTTTGCAAAGAACTTTTCAGGAGGCATGAAGAGAAGACTTAACATTGCATGTGCTTTGGGGCATAAGCCGGAATTGCTGATATTTGATGAACCAACGGTAGGGATTGATCCCCAGTCCAGAAATTTTATTCTGGAAAAAATCAAAGAGGCAAACAGAGCCGGAACCACTGTTATCTATACCAGCCACTATATGGAAGAGGTGGAAGCAGTATGTAAAAAAATCGCTATAATGGATAGTGGAAAAATCATTGCTACAGGTACCAAAGAGGAGCTTAGGCAGCTCGTGACGGCAGATGCAAATAATGAGCTTACTTTGGAAGAAGTATTCCTGACATTAACCGGTAAGAAATTACGGGATTATACAGAGGGGGTATAAGAGATGCCTTGGGCTTTGATAAAAAATAATTTTAAGCTGATGCTTCGGAATAAATGGGTTATTGTACTTATGATTGTTGGACCTATTGTAGTAATTGCGGCCTTATCCAGTGCCTTTAAAGAAATGATGAAGGGGTATGCTCCGGTCAGAGATTTTGTGGCAGGCTACTGCACCGAACCTGGAAGCAATTGGGGAGAGAGTGTTCTGGCTATCAAAGAGGCTGCGAAGAACAATGGGATTGAATTAAGGGAGTTCAATCCTGAAGATACATCTGTTACTACGATGGTTGAGAAGATTTTCAGACAAAAGGATGCGGCTGTATTTGTAGAATTTAAACAAGGTTCCTATCACATCTATAAACAAAAGGGAGAGGAGACAGAAGCGGGCGTGTTGGAATATTTCCTCTATCAGGCAATCCATTCCTTGGGTCAGACAGAAAATAACAATGGAATTACCAGGGAAGTACAGATAAGAGTGTTTGATTTTCCGGCAGCTCCCAGACCGGATTCCAAAGATTATTATGGCATAATAGAAATAGTGTATTTTAGCTGGTGCAGTGTAATTATTATGTCTCCTGTATTTAGCAGTGAAAAGAAGAACAAGATCACACCAAGGCTAAAAGCCTCTCCTTTATCAAATATTTCATTGTTTATCGGGAAAGCGCTTCCTTGCATAGTATTTACGATGCTCCTTACCCTTATAAGTGCTCTGGTTTCAACAATACTGTTTGACATAAAGTGGGGGAGTCTTCCGGTTACGTTGCTGGTTATGGCTTTAAGTATTATAGCCTCATCCTTGTTTAGTATTTTTATATATAACCTCCTTCAAAATATGGCGGTAACGGTGGGAGTGATTTTTACACTGGTGTGGATTGCAGGATTTCTTGGCGGAAGCTTTGAGACCTATATGTTTTCCACAACTCCGGGGCACATCAAGGACTTGTCTCCGCTCTATTATATTAACAGAACATTAGTAGAGTATTCGACGGCAGGAAGCAGTGCTTACCTGTTAAGGTGCCTTATATACTTAGCAGTGATTAGTATTGTATCATTTATCTTTGGTTTGTTATTAGCTGACGGAAGGGGGAAAAAGAATCAATGAATGCACTATATACTCTTTTAGCAATGAATATTAAGTTATTACTTCGTAACAAAGGGTTTCTTTTCTTTCTCCTTATTGTTCCAATCTTCTCCGTTGTACTGTTAAATGTCCGTATGACAAATATTGCGACATCGAAGGAAAAGCAGCAGCAAATAATTGAACTTAAAAGTATGAAAGAAAAAGCAGCCTATGAGAGGGATTATAACCTAATGCCGGTACTGGTCTATGATAAATCCATGACGGAATTGTCGGAGTTGTTCTTAAACCAGCTTACAGAGTCAGGACTTTATCAGATTTACCGTTTGAATGCCACTAATATGTCCGATACAGAGTTGCAAAGTAATATGAAATATCATCTGGATAAGGATGCAGTTGTATGTTTTTTATCTGTAGATAAGGATTTTGAGGAGAAGATTATGTCCGGAAAAATAGATGAAGGTTTATCCTTCTATCAAACCGGGCTGGATAAAAGGGAAGAACTCTTTGGTAAAACCTTAGAGCAGGTTTCTGTTATTTTTCTGAAGGCAAATGAAGGGAAAGGGAAGGAAGAATTATTAAAGCAATTAAAAGCTTATCAAAGGTCTCTTCCAAAAAAGCAGGTAACTTTGCTTGATACCAGTAATTCCAAGGCAATCACCAGAGATCAGGAAATAGCATTGTATTCTGTCAAGATTTCGATTTCTATTGTGACAATCGCTTTTCTTTATGCAGGTATATTTATTGCACAGACTGCCGTGGAGGAAAAAAATAATCTGGTATATACAAGGCTTCAACTTACCGGCACCGGAGAGCTTACTTATATTTTGGCCAAAATTATTGTAACCTTAATGACAGGCTTTTTCCAAACTGTTATAATGGGGATAGGAATAGCAGTGTTTGTAAAAACAGATTTGGGAATCAGCATTTGGAATTACTTATTCTTAATTAGTCTTCTGGGATTAATATTCTGTAATTTGAGTCTGGTGACCGGAATACTCTTGAACAATGTTATGAGTGCCAGTTATCTGGCCTTTATGGTCTGGAGTGTAAGTTCCATGTTAGCAGGTCTGTATTTTCCTCTAGAGGATGCCGGAAAGGTACTAAAGAGTATCTCCAACCTAATGCCTCAAAAGTGGACGGTTGTGGCGGCAGAAGGTATTATGGCAGGAAATTCTTCAGTATACATTATGATTTTATCTATCACAATGGCATACCTGCTGATTATATTGAGTACGGGGGCTGTGGGATTAAGACGAAGCAGGAATGAATAGAATGGAAAGACAAAAGGAATTACGATATTTTGTATGGATTAAACTTGGTATGATTATTACTGTCACCGTTTATGCAGCTTTGTATACCAGGAATGAGGCGGCGGGAATTACTTATCAGACCTTATGTTTGACAGCGTTGTTGTTTATGGCAGTCGTCTGGCTGGAATTAAAAGAAGAAAAACGGGAAAGAGAAGCCTTGGAGATTTCAGATGCCAAGGCTCCTTTGGCAGTATTAAATTCTGTTCTTCCTCTTGCGGCGGAGTTGGTTTTTGCGGCTGTTCTTATTGGCGGGTTCGACAGGGATTATATTTATTTATTGCCAATGGTGATTCTGGATATCTTCGTTATTTTCAGAAGAAAGGCATTTTCCTATATGTCAGTCTACTTAGGCCTTCTTCTGACGAACGAGAAGGTAGCTTATTTCGCGATTGCATCCTTTACAGTGATACTTTATTATCAGCATTATAACATAGTGAAAGAGGAGCAGATAAAAAGTGAATTAAGTGAAGGGAAGGAAGAGGAACTAAAAAGAAATTTGAGCAGAAGTGAAATTAGGTATCATAAGGAGCTTGACAGAAATCGCCTGTATTATGACAATAAGATATTGGAGGAAAGGACCAGACTGTCTCAGGCCCTTCATGACAAGTTGGGACACAGTATCAATGGTTCCGTCTACCAGCTGGAAGCTGTTAAGGTATTGTTTGAGAAGAACAGTGAAGAGAGTAAAGTCATGCTGCAGGCAGTGATTGATAACTTGAGGTCCAGTATGGAAGAAATCAGATATCTGCTGCGCCAGGAGAGGCCGGATAAGAAACAGCTTGCTTTTATTCAGTTAAATAGTCTTTGTGAAGATTGCAAAAGAAAATATGGTATAGAGGCGGAATTTTCTTTAACCGGAGCTGGGGAAGAAATAGGAGAGAGGTACTGGGAGATTATCCTGGATAACTGTTTTGAAGCAGTCTCCAATGCTTTAAAATATTCCTACTGTACCAGAATCAATATAGAAATATTAGTAATGAACCGCATAGTACGCTGTACAATCTCAGATAATGGTAAAGGCTGTTTAGATGTCAAAACAGGTATGGGTCTGGAGGGAATGAGAAGGCGTGTCAGAGAAGTGAACGGCTTTATCAGCTTTTCCGGCGAAGACGGCTTTGTGATTAATATGCTTCTGCCTTTAGAAGGCAGCTAAAGGGAGGTATAATGGCAGATAAAATTCGGGTTATAATAGCAGATGACAGTGACTTCGTCCGGGATGGAATGAGAATTATTCTAGGCGTAGACGAAGAATTCGAAGTAACAGGTTGTGCGGCTAACGGAAGAGAAGCGGTGGAGGCAGCCAGGAGCAATTCCGCTGATATTGTGTTAATGGATATCCAAATGCCGGTGATGGATGGCATTGAGGCCACCGGGATAATAGTGGAGGAGAAGCTGGCTAAAGTACTTATTCTGACTACCTTTGATGACTATGATCTGGTAAAACAGGCAATTAGAAAAGGTGCTAAGGGCTATCTTATTAAAAATCATACACCGGACCAGTTAAAGCAGATGATAAAATCTATACATAATGGTGCCGGAGTCATGGAGGAAAGTATACTGGCAAAACTGACGGAGGATGATGCAGGTATACTAAGCGGAGCGAAAAATTTTCCAACCGAATTATATACAGAACGGGAAATGGA
It includes:
- a CDS encoding tRNA dihydrouridine synthase: MRFYFAPLEGITGYIYRNAHHTCFGKVDKYFSPFITTNQSAAFKSRDINDILPENNKGQILVPQLLTNNANDFNRAAERIKQLGYEEINLNLGCPSGTVVAKHKGSGFLALTKELEEFLDEIFANPVMKISIKTRIGKDQPEEFNKLIEIYNKYPLEELIIHPRVQKDFYKNKPNKEVFKKALEASKNPLCYNGDIFTLKDYQELIQEFPQVDRVMLGRGLLSNPGLIELITENKPSDKIRVRKFHDMIYNDYQDFLSGERNVLFKMKEVWIYLAALFTEHEKYLKKIKKSERLKDYEEAVERLFAEQEIIVNVIKKNP
- a CDS encoding Dabb family protein gives rise to the protein MAKPIRHMVIFNLIHQKDSQEELKFLKDGQELLTSIPVVKDFQVLRQISSKNDYNFGFSMIFETSEDYAAYNNHPVHKAFVASRWEKEVTKFLEIDFEDFTEK
- a CDS encoding DUF6323 family protein — encoded protein: MEDNLFELMQQKKQEEEVHALMAVNARTEKFGLTLSYEEARELVINRNESLKSTKRVEFGDGILNKLIYQFCDSQYINQENYLQTLTDLQEIFYQFKNEAEDNLTDDELITFMKEQFEDVCMGDLEYLSGTCLEKFAEAIRAGYRDYMETGGHGEYSQFDDVTRWDKDLYMQVLKEIFWD
- a CDS encoding DUF6179 domain-containing protein → MEYEMEELLPLVERLTFKYTSGDSSSVTYETARMLMEAIIYCIREYEEQGEELLLRTKEKTTAAMAYQLGYEAVIAKVHKTKELYHAALEDFSDYGCQNLKETFLDGIPAFFVQYDPKFKPQDHILTLDYPVIWSVYDSCGIDAIYRYVQHIKIENDFLQAFKEAQVEELLDRVIPDYRKLYYGNIAYEVLLTVVGCIIVHKPVGRLLLTESDLSGIKQYFIEDNETAAENKINSLLSDMFQNVFCDKGDMEEYFKILGKDFAVRIVNGIRNDSLPAVFSVTS
- a CDS encoding ABC transporter ATP-binding protein, with the translated sequence MSDIVLRTDGITKKYNNRAVVDYLTLELRRGEIFGLLGPNGAGKSTTMNMICGLVKPNAGSIHLFERDLKTEGKKALSKIGYIPQELAIHENLKAWENVELFTSLYGIKGAQLKNAVEDALEFVGLSDKRNVFAKNFSGGMKRRLNIACALGHKPELLIFDEPTVGIDPQSRNFILEKIKEANRAGTTVIYTSHYMEEVEAVCKKIAIMDSGKIIATGTKEELRQLVTADANNELTLEEVFLTLTGKKLRDYTEGV
- a CDS encoding ABC transporter permease, with protein sequence MPWALIKNNFKLMLRNKWVIVLMIVGPIVVIAALSSAFKEMMKGYAPVRDFVAGYCTEPGSNWGESVLAIKEAAKNNGIELREFNPEDTSVTTMVEKIFRQKDAAVFVEFKQGSYHIYKQKGEETEAGVLEYFLYQAIHSLGQTENNNGITREVQIRVFDFPAAPRPDSKDYYGIIEIVYFSWCSVIIMSPVFSSEKKNKITPRLKASPLSNISLFIGKALPCIVFTMLLTLISALVSTILFDIKWGSLPVTLLVMALSIIASSLFSIFIYNLLQNMAVTVGVIFTLVWIAGFLGGSFETYMFSTTPGHIKDLSPLYYINRTLVEYSTAGSSAYLLRCLIYLAVISIVSFIFGLLLADGRGKKNQ
- a CDS encoding ABC transporter permease; the protein is MNALYTLLAMNIKLLLRNKGFLFFLLIVPIFSVVLLNVRMTNIATSKEKQQQIIELKSMKEKAAYERDYNLMPVLVYDKSMTELSELFLNQLTESGLYQIYRLNATNMSDTELQSNMKYHLDKDAVVCFLSVDKDFEEKIMSGKIDEGLSFYQTGLDKREELFGKTLEQVSVIFLKANEGKGKEELLKQLKAYQRSLPKKQVTLLDTSNSKAITRDQEIALYSVKISISIVTIAFLYAGIFIAQTAVEEKNNLVYTRLQLTGTGELTYILAKIIVTLMTGFFQTVIMGIGIAVFVKTDLGISIWNYLFLISLLGLIFCNLSLVTGILLNNVMSASYLAFMVWSVSSMLAGLYFPLEDAGKVLKSISNLMPQKWTVVAAEGIMAGNSSVYIMILSITMAYLLIILSTGAVGLRRSRNE
- a CDS encoding sensor histidine kinase: MERQKELRYFVWIKLGMIITVTVYAALYTRNEAAGITYQTLCLTALLFMAVVWLELKEEKREREALEISDAKAPLAVLNSVLPLAAELVFAAVLIGGFDRDYIYLLPMVILDIFVIFRRKAFSYMSVYLGLLLTNEKVAYFAIASFTVILYYQHYNIVKEEQIKSELSEGKEEELKRNLSRSEIRYHKELDRNRLYYDNKILEERTRLSQALHDKLGHSINGSVYQLEAVKVLFEKNSEESKVMLQAVIDNLRSSMEEIRYLLRQERPDKKQLAFIQLNSLCEDCKRKYGIEAEFSLTGAGEEIGERYWEIILDNCFEAVSNALKYSYCTRINIEILVMNRIVRCTISDNGKGCLDVKTGMGLEGMRRRVREVNGFISFSGEDGFVINMLLPLEGS
- a CDS encoding response regulator transcription factor → MADKIRVIIADDSDFVRDGMRIILGVDEEFEVTGCAANGREAVEAARSNSADIVLMDIQMPVMDGIEATGIIVEEKLAKVLILTTFDDYDLVKQAIRKGAKGYLIKNHTPDQLKQMIKSIHNGAGVMEESILAKLTEDDAGILSGAKNFPTELYTEREMDIIRAVAEGLSNKEIGEKLFLSEGTVKNYISNILDKEGISHRTQLAVYYLTGKR